One Tolypothrix bouteillei VB521301 DNA window includes the following coding sequences:
- a CDS encoding Uma2 family endonuclease, which yields MTQALTKRVTFDEFIAWYPENPQRRYELHDGVIVEMPPPTGDHEQVVGFLVGEIVTEYKRLKLPYFIPKTAFVKPTQSESAYSPDVLLLNNPNLINEPLWKKESTVSDAASVPLVIEVVSTNWRDDYHKKLADYEEMGIPEYWIADYAALGGRKFIGNPKQPTFSVYYLVEDEYQVSQFRGSERIISPTFPELNLTADQIFRVASRN from the coding sequence ATGACCCAAGCCTTAACCAAACGAGTAACTTTCGACGAATTTATTGCTTGGTACCCAGAAAACCCGCAACGACGCTATGAACTACACGATGGAGTAATTGTTGAAATGCCACCACCAACAGGAGACCACGAACAAGTTGTTGGGTTTTTAGTCGGAGAGATAGTCACAGAATACAAACGTTTGAAACTGCCTTATTTCATTCCCAAAACAGCATTTGTTAAACCGACCCAAAGCGAATCGGCTTACTCGCCGGATGTGCTGCTACTAAACAACCCTAACTTAATCAATGAACCTCTGTGGAAAAAGGAGTCAACTGTATCTGATGCAGCATCAGTTCCTTTAGTCATTGAGGTAGTCAGCACAAACTGGCGTGATGATTATCACAAAAAGCTCGCTGACTATGAGGAAATGGGTATTCCTGAGTACTGGATTGCAGATTACGCCGCGTTAGGTGGACGTAAGTTTATCGGTAATCCCAAGCAGCCAACTTTCTCTGTGTACTACCTAGTCGAAGATGAGTATCAGGTCAGCCAGTTCAGAGGAAGCGAACGCATTATCTCACCGACTTTTCCTGAATTAAATTTGACTGCTGACCAGATTTTTCGGGTAGCCAGCCGCAATTAA
- a CDS encoding TetR/AcrR family transcriptional regulator, producing the protein MSRGQFLIPQYMAKDTYIPCLLQLFRQYGYDGATLSKISQATGLGKASLYHHFPGGKDEMMMAVLDFLNSWFEQHILKALHSEGDVRTRLCRMCDRVLELYDGGEQPCLTAIILMGSARDVFHAKVQAVLRAWIDAIANVLIEAGFRESLAKERAQNALIAIQGALIVAHGLDDLTPFERVVKQLPQELCS; encoded by the coding sequence ATGTCAAGAGGTCAATTTTTAATTCCTCAATACATGGCAAAAGATACTTACATCCCCTGTTTGCTGCAATTATTTCGACAATATGGCTACGATGGCGCAACCCTATCCAAAATATCTCAAGCAACGGGGCTTGGGAAAGCAAGCCTCTATCATCATTTTCCTGGCGGTAAAGATGAAATGATGATGGCTGTATTGGATTTTCTCAATAGCTGGTTTGAGCAACACATCTTAAAAGCGCTGCATTCAGAAGGAGATGTGCGGACTCGGTTGTGTAGAATGTGCGATCGCGTTTTGGAATTATATGACGGTGGGGAACAACCCTGCTTGACAGCTATAATATTGATGGGGTCAGCACGAGATGTTTTTCATGCTAAAGTGCAAGCAGTTTTGCGTGCTTGGATTGATGCGATCGCAAATGTTTTAATAGAAGCAGGATTTAGAGAATCTTTAGCAAAAGAACGAGCACAAAATGCCCTCATAGCAATTCAAGGAGCTTTGATAGTAGCGCATGGGTTAGACGATTTAACACCCTTTGAACGTGTTGTCAAACAATTACCGCAAGAACTTTGTTCTTGA
- a CDS encoding glutathione S-transferase family protein yields MIKLYGYELSGNSYKPRLLLSLLNIEYEWIKVDLIKGEHKSPEFLTINPFGQVPVLVDGDTTLADAQAILVYLARQYGGEQWLPLDAVALSRVVRWLSTTAGEIRQGPELARRYHLFNATYVDIDWTTQKAEFILTQLNQHLSDRQWLECDRPTIADIAVFPYIALAPDGKISLEPYQHVLSWIERIKQLPGYTPMVGL; encoded by the coding sequence ATGATTAAACTTTACGGTTACGAATTATCCGGTAACAGCTACAAACCCAGGCTTTTGCTATCGCTTTTAAATATTGAGTATGAATGGATTAAAGTTGATTTGATAAAGGGAGAACACAAGTCTCCTGAATTTCTTACCATCAACCCCTTTGGTCAAGTTCCCGTTCTTGTAGATGGCGATACCACGCTTGCAGATGCTCAAGCAATACTAGTCTATTTAGCTCGCCAGTATGGTGGCGAACAATGGTTACCTCTTGATGCTGTAGCACTGAGCCGAGTTGTGCGTTGGCTATCCACAACAGCAGGTGAAATCCGTCAGGGTCCGGAATTGGCACGTCGGTATCATCTGTTTAATGCCACTTATGTCGATATTGACTGGACAACCCAAAAAGCAGAATTTATTCTTACACAGCTTAACCAACATTTAAGCGATCGCCAATGGTTGGAGTGCGATCGCCCCACCATTGCAGATATAGCAGTTTTTCCCTACATTGCTCTTGCACCTGATGGCAAAATTTCACTGGAACCCTATCAACACGTTCTGAGTTGGATAGAACGAATCAAGCAACTACCAGGTTACACTCCTATGGTGGGATTGTAA
- a CDS encoding glycosyltransferase family 39 protein, which produces MSQTKLTNYQLPLKNLRLLVIIILVIGIFLRVVNLDKKPFDGDEFITLTRAGGHQRETVLSIPRDKIITPEEMKKFWQIAPETNVFDTIKITANEAPQHVPLYFVLVRIWMQWFGTSLIAMRSFTVLTSFLVFFAIYWLCMELFKSPVVASISVALIAVSPIHIAHAQIARPRMLWILMFLLSSAAFLRAVEFNRKKDWLIYGVISVLNVYSFFFSNLVLIGHGVYLLIKEKFSLTHKIKKYLSTVIFVLVIYSPWILVLLTNSETAKIRTDWTNEPAAFTDLFCSWTKIICDIFIYWHDFFEKKFLLSEEAFVAVFGGIFVPLAIYAFYFLYKHAPKDTWLFIMCFTGVTALAIAIPDLTLGGRRSAIDRYILPCVLGVQIAIAYLLATKITKPSIPVHTKLWRIAFTVIISIGILSCAISSSTETWNGKENFVSQSSNIINEASRPLLISDAEVFAVAPLNYELASHVKVLLVSHPTKVVIPNEFSNVFLVYPSQELVSYLKQQQFKIEPAYQDLYLNTFVWKASFPTTLWKIER; this is translated from the coding sequence TTGTCTCAAACAAAGCTAACAAATTATCAATTGCCTCTAAAAAATCTACGTTTATTGGTAATTATTATATTGGTTATAGGTATATTTCTTCGTGTTGTTAACCTCGATAAAAAACCTTTTGATGGAGATGAATTTATTACTTTAACACGAGCAGGCGGGCATCAAAGAGAAACTGTACTTTCAATTCCTAGGGATAAGATTATTACGCCTGAAGAAATGAAAAAGTTTTGGCAAATTGCTCCAGAAACTAACGTGTTCGATACCATAAAAATTACAGCAAATGAAGCTCCCCAACACGTACCACTTTATTTTGTATTAGTTAGGATTTGGATGCAATGGTTTGGTACTTCTCTCATAGCAATGAGAAGCTTTACAGTCTTGACTAGCTTTCTGGTATTTTTTGCTATTTACTGGCTGTGTATGGAACTATTTAAATCACCAGTAGTAGCATCAATCTCTGTAGCTTTAATTGCCGTTTCACCTATTCATATTGCTCACGCTCAAATTGCTAGACCTAGAATGTTATGGATTTTAATGTTCTTACTATCAAGTGCAGCTTTCCTGCGGGCGGTGGAGTTCAATCGCAAGAAAGATTGGTTGATTTATGGAGTGATTTCAGTACTCAATGTTTATTCTTTTTTCTTTTCAAATCTCGTTCTTATTGGACATGGAGTTTATCTCCTTATTAAGGAAAAATTTTCTCTAACACACAAAATTAAAAAATATTTATCAACTGTTATTTTTGTTCTTGTGATATATTCTCCTTGGATATTAGTTTTACTCACTAATTCAGAGACCGCTAAAATTAGAACAGACTGGACAAATGAGCCTGCTGCTTTTACGGATTTATTCTGTTCTTGGACAAAGATTATTTGTGATATTTTTATTTATTGGCATGATTTTTTTGAAAAAAAGTTTTTACTTTCTGAAGAAGCCTTTGTAGCTGTGTTTGGGGGAATTTTTGTTCCTTTAGCTATTTATGCATTTTATTTTCTTTACAAGCACGCCCCAAAAGATACTTGGCTGTTTATTATGTGCTTCACTGGAGTAACTGCACTTGCCATTGCGATACCAGATTTAACATTAGGGGGAAGGCGTTCTGCTATAGATAGATATATACTTCCGTGTGTTTTAGGAGTTCAAATAGCGATCGCTTATTTACTAGCGACAAAAATAACTAAACCTTCGATTCCAGTCCATACAAAATTGTGGCGAATTGCCTTTACTGTAATCATCTCTATTGGAATTTTATCTTGTGCAATAAGTTCTTCAACAGAAACTTGGAATGGAAAAGAAAACTTTGTCAGTCAGTCATCTAATATAATCAACGAAGCAAGTCGTCCGCTTTTAATATCAGATGCAGAGGTTTTCGCCGTAGCTCCTTTAAACTATGAACTGGCTTCTCATGTCAAAGTCCTGCTGGTATCTCACCCAACAAAGGTCGTAATTCCCAATGAGTTCAGCAATGTGTTCTTAGTTTATCCCTCTCAAGAGCTAGTTTCTTATCTCAAGCAACAACAATTCAAAATTGAACCAGCATATCAAGATTTATATTTAAATACCTTTGTCTGGAAAGCTTCATTTCCAACTACGCTTTGGAAAATAGAGCGCTAA
- a CDS encoding polynucleotide kinase-phosphatase, which produces MKITLPELSLVVLIGASGSGKSTFARKNFHPFEILSSDFCRGLVSDDENNQAASSAAFDVLYYIAAKRLAIGKLTVIDATNVYPEDRKKLLALAREYHFLSVAIAFNLPEELCHQRNQQRPDRQFGPHVVRRHTHFLLRSLRGLEKEGFRYVYTLNSVEEIETVEIERQPLWNNRKHELGPFDIIGDLHGCCDELEALLQKLGYQKDKEDKVESSPLFTQSPPLPISPSPSPHWDFPTYYHPEGRKAVFLGDLVDRGPRILDTVKLVRNMVAAGTGFCILGNHENKLLRKLRGKNVKVNHGLEQTLAEIELLPEDVRESFTKQLCEFLNSLISHYVFDKGQLVVAHAGLKQEMHGRGSGAVREFAIYGETTGEIDEFGLPVRYNWSADYRGEAVVVYGHTPVPEPEWLNNTIDIDTGCVFGGKLTALRYPERELVSIPAFQTYCEPIKPIVETRGASLQQEYDDVLNIEDVLGKRIIDTRLKAKITIREENAIAALEVMSRFAANPKWLIYLPPTMSPVETSEEPGYLEHPIPAFAYYQSRGITKVVCEEKHMGSRAIAIVCRDEIAAKKRFGVVDEGIGICYTRTGRRFFDNLQLEQEFLTRLNAALSHSGFWETFNTEWVCLDCELMPWSAKAQALLQQQYAPVGIASRLSLTDAVTLLQQASHRGVDVSNQLSSYQERVKMAHQYVNAYRRYCWPVSDISHLKLAPFHILATEGAAHTDKDHLWHMEQIAKICQSDPNLLFATNYKAIDLTDPNSQADGVRWWEELTNAGGEGMVVKPMQFIVQENRGIVQPAIKCRGREYLRIIYGPEYSKTENLARLRHRGLSLKRSLAMREFALGVEALERFVARAPLRRIHECVFGILALESEPVDPRL; this is translated from the coding sequence ATGAAAATAACACTTCCCGAATTATCTCTAGTTGTTCTTATCGGAGCTTCTGGTTCTGGTAAATCAACATTTGCTCGCAAAAACTTTCACCCCTTTGAGATATTATCTTCAGATTTTTGTAGGGGACTGGTGTCTGATGATGAAAACAATCAGGCTGCAAGTTCTGCTGCTTTTGATGTGTTGTACTATATTGCAGCTAAGCGATTGGCGATCGGTAAACTCACTGTTATAGATGCTACTAATGTTTACCCGGAAGACCGCAAAAAATTGCTAGCACTGGCACGAGAGTATCACTTTTTGTCTGTGGCGATCGCTTTCAATCTTCCAGAAGAACTTTGTCACCAACGCAACCAACAACGACCAGACCGTCAGTTTGGTCCTCATGTAGTGCGCCGTCACACTCATTTTCTGTTGCGATCGCTGCGAGGTTTGGAAAAAGAAGGTTTCCGCTATGTCTACACTCTCAATTCCGTAGAGGAAATAGAAACTGTAGAAATTGAGCGTCAACCACTCTGGAACAACCGCAAACACGAACTTGGTCCTTTTGATATCATCGGCGATCTTCACGGTTGCTGTGATGAACTTGAAGCTCTATTGCAAAAGTTGGGCTACCAAAAAGACAAGGAAGACAAGGTAGAATCTTCTCCCTTGTTTACCCAATCCCCCCCTCTCCCCATCTCCCCCTCCCCCTCTCCTCATTGGGACTTCCCCACCTACTACCACCCTGAAGGACGCAAAGCAGTTTTTTTAGGTGACCTTGTAGACCGGGGACCTCGGATCTTGGATACGGTAAAACTTGTGCGGAACATGGTTGCAGCAGGAACGGGTTTCTGCATTCTAGGTAATCATGAAAACAAGCTATTGCGGAAATTACGAGGTAAAAATGTTAAGGTAAATCATGGATTGGAGCAAACTTTGGCTGAAATTGAGCTTTTGCCAGAGGATGTGCGTGAATCTTTTACAAAACAGTTGTGTGAGTTCCTCAATTCCCTGATAAGTCATTATGTTTTTGACAAGGGACAGCTGGTGGTTGCTCATGCGGGATTAAAACAGGAAATGCACGGGCGGGGTTCTGGGGCTGTACGGGAGTTTGCTATATATGGTGAAACGACTGGAGAAATTGATGAGTTTGGTTTGCCCGTTCGTTACAATTGGTCTGCAGATTATCGCGGTGAGGCGGTTGTTGTTTACGGACATACTCCTGTTCCAGAACCTGAATGGTTGAATAATACTATTGATATTGATACGGGGTGTGTGTTTGGTGGGAAATTAACTGCATTGCGTTATCCAGAAAGGGAACTGGTTAGCATTCCTGCTTTTCAGACTTATTGCGAACCTATCAAACCAATTGTGGAAACGCGGGGTGCTTCCTTGCAGCAGGAATATGATGATGTGCTTAATATTGAGGATGTCCTCGGGAAGCGCATCATTGATACTCGACTCAAAGCTAAAATTACGATTCGCGAAGAAAATGCGATCGCAGCCTTAGAGGTGATGAGCCGTTTTGCTGCTAATCCCAAATGGCTGATTTACTTACCACCTACCATGTCTCCTGTAGAAACATCTGAAGAACCGGGTTATTTAGAACATCCGATTCCGGCTTTTGCCTACTATCAAAGCCGTGGAATTACGAAAGTTGTTTGCGAAGAAAAGCACATGGGTTCTCGGGCGATCGCGATCGTCTGTCGAGATGAAATAGCAGCGAAAAAACGATTTGGTGTAGTGGATGAGGGAATCGGAATTTGCTATACCCGCACGGGAAGAAGATTTTTTGATAATTTACAGCTAGAGCAAGAATTTTTGACCCGATTGAATGCTGCCCTTTCACACAGTGGTTTTTGGGAAACATTTAATACAGAATGGGTTTGCTTGGATTGCGAATTGATGCCTTGGTCTGCCAAAGCCCAAGCATTATTACAGCAACAGTATGCACCTGTTGGAATTGCATCGCGCCTTTCCTTAACCGATGCTGTAACCTTGTTACAACAAGCCAGTCACCGGGGTGTAGATGTCAGCAATCAACTCAGTTCTTACCAAGAACGAGTCAAAATGGCCCATCAGTACGTCAATGCCTACCGCCGTTACTGCTGGCCAGTCAGTGATATTTCTCACCTCAAACTTGCCCCCTTCCACATATTAGCAACAGAGGGAGCAGCCCATACCGATAAAGACCATCTCTGGCACATGGAACAAATTGCCAAAATTTGCCAGTCTGACCCCAACCTGCTTTTTGCAACCAACTACAAGGCGATCGATTTAACCGATCCCAACAGCCAAGCAGATGGAGTCCGTTGGTGGGAAGAACTCACAAATGCAGGAGGTGAAGGTATGGTCGTCAAGCCAATGCAATTTATAGTTCAAGAAAATCGCGGTATCGTGCAGCCTGCTATTAAGTGTCGCGGACGGGAATATCTGCGGATTATCTACGGTCCTGAATACTCAAAAACTGAAAATTTAGCACGCTTGCGTCACCGGGGACTCTCCCTCAAACGTTCTCTTGCCATGCGAGAGTTTGCCTTAGGTGTTGAAGCATTGGAGCGTTTTGTGGCTCGTGCGCCCCTACGTCGCATCCATGAGTGCGTTTTTGGTATTTTAGCTCTAGAGAGCGAGCCAGTCGATCCTCGATTGTAA
- a CDS encoding tRNA(His) guanylyltransferase Thg1 family protein, producing the protein MKFDELDSKMRVFETAHDYCVLPGIYIVARLDGRSFTRLTKETHQFEAPYDEKFRDMMLTTTEYLMHCGIDIIYGYTQSDEISLLFSRNENSFGRKLRKLNSVLAGEASAKFSLLLGDIGAFDCRISQLPSMEEVVNYFRWRHEDAHRNSLNSHCYWSLRRDGNNATQATKRLQKMSVADKNELLFQYGINFNQLPNWQKRGVGLYWEEYEKLGYNPVNGEVVPTTRRRILHDFNLPMKDEYSQFITKIINSSL; encoded by the coding sequence ATGAAATTTGATGAACTTGATAGTAAAATGCGGGTTTTTGAGACAGCACACGACTATTGTGTACTGCCCGGAATTTATATTGTAGCAAGATTAGATGGGCGTAGCTTTACTCGATTGACTAAAGAAACCCATCAATTTGAAGCTCCTTATGATGAAAAATTTCGCGACATGATGCTGACAACAACTGAATATTTAATGCATTGTGGAATAGATATTATTTATGGCTATACCCAAAGTGATGAAATCTCGTTGCTGTTTTCTCGTAACGAAAATAGTTTTGGTCGTAAGTTAAGAAAACTAAATTCAGTTTTAGCAGGAGAAGCAAGTGCTAAGTTTTCTTTATTGCTTGGTGATATCGGTGCTTTTGATTGTCGCATATCCCAACTACCCAGTATGGAAGAAGTTGTAAATTATTTCCGTTGGCGACATGAAGACGCTCATAGAAATTCTCTTAACTCCCACTGTTACTGGAGTTTGCGGCGAGATGGTAATAATGCAACCCAAGCTACCAAAAGACTTCAGAAAATGTCTGTTGCTGATAAAAACGAACTTTTGTTTCAGTACGGTATTAATTTCAATCAGTTACCTAACTGGCAAAAACGAGGTGTAGGTTTGTATTGGGAAGAATATGAAAAATTGGGTTACAATCCCGTAAACGGTGAAGTTGTTCCCACCACGCGACGGCGCATTCTCCATGATTTTAATTTACCTATGAAGGATGAATACAGCCAGTTTATTACAAAAATTATTAACAGTTCATTGTAA
- a CDS encoding 3' terminal RNA ribose 2'-O-methyltransferase Hen1, which translates to MLLTITTTHNPTTDLGYLLHKHPERCQSFSLSFGQAHVFYPELSEDRCTAALLLDIDQIKLVRGRGATLAEYVSDRPYVASSFFSVAIAQVFSTALAGRCKERPEMVQTPIPLFARLSVLPCRGGEVFLRQLFEPLGYTVNAESHQLDEEFPDWGQSRYYTVELQHTLPLRELLSHLYVLIPVLDDEKHYWVSEQEVQKLLHHGEGWLTAHPAKQEITRRYLKRQHRLTRAALAKLAEEDQPDPDSSQESHAEEEAEVEKPISLNQQRLNAVVAALKENSAKRVIDLGCGQGSLMKVLLQDSFFEQITGVDVSYRSLEVAQERLDRLRLPKNQWNRMQLFQSALTYQDKRFTGHDAATVVEVIEHLDLPRLAAFERSLFEFAQPTTVIVTTPNIEYNIKFENLPAGKLRHRDHRFEWTRQEFQTWANTVAKRFGYTVQFQPIGAEDSEVGSPTQMAVLRRVNC; encoded by the coding sequence ATGCTTCTGACCATAACCACCACACACAACCCAACAACTGACTTGGGTTATCTCCTGCACAAACATCCAGAGCGCTGTCAATCCTTTTCGCTCTCCTTTGGACAAGCACACGTCTTTTACCCAGAGCTTAGCGAAGACAGATGCACGGCGGCGCTGTTATTGGATATCGACCAGATAAAGTTAGTGCGGGGACGCGGTGCAACTTTGGCAGAGTACGTGAGCGATCGCCCTTATGTGGCTTCATCATTTTTTAGTGTTGCGATCGCCCAAGTTTTCAGTACAGCCCTTGCAGGGCGGTGTAAAGAACGACCCGAAATGGTACAAACACCCATACCCCTCTTTGCCAGATTAAGTGTTTTACCGTGTCGGGGTGGTGAAGTTTTCTTGCGCCAGTTATTTGAACCATTAGGCTATACTGTCAATGCCGAAAGTCACCAACTCGATGAAGAATTTCCCGATTGGGGACAGAGCCGATATTACACAGTAGAATTGCAGCATACTTTGCCTCTGAGGGAGCTACTCAGTCATCTCTACGTACTCATCCCCGTTTTAGATGATGAGAAACACTACTGGGTCAGCGAACAAGAAGTTCAAAAGCTCCTGCATCATGGAGAAGGGTGGTTAACAGCACATCCAGCAAAACAAGAAATTACCCGTCGCTACCTAAAACGACAGCACCGCCTCACGCGTGCTGCTTTAGCAAAATTAGCAGAAGAAGACCAACCCGATCCAGATTCCTCCCAAGAAAGCCATGCTGAGGAAGAAGCAGAGGTAGAAAAGCCCATCAGCTTAAATCAGCAGAGGTTAAATGCAGTTGTAGCCGCTTTAAAAGAAAATAGTGCAAAGCGAGTCATCGATCTAGGTTGCGGTCAGGGTAGCTTAATGAAAGTACTACTTCAAGACAGCTTTTTTGAACAGATTACAGGTGTAGACGTATCCTATCGTTCCCTAGAAGTAGCACAAGAAAGACTAGACCGCCTGCGTTTACCAAAAAACCAGTGGAACCGGATGCAACTGTTTCAAAGTGCGCTGACCTACCAGGATAAGCGTTTTACCGGACACGATGCAGCCACCGTCGTAGAAGTCATCGAACATCTCGATTTACCCCGCCTTGCAGCCTTTGAGCGATCGTTATTCGAGTTTGCCCAGCCAACAACAGTTATAGTCACTACTCCCAATATTGAATACAACATCAAATTTGAGAACTTACCAGCAGGAAAACTGCGCCATAGAGACCATCGTTTTGAGTGGACCCGTCAAGAATTTCAAACTTGGGCAAATACTGTAGCAAAACGTTTTGGTTACACAGTGCAATTTCAACCTATTGGAGCAGAAGATTCAGAGGTAGGTTCGCCTACACAAATGGCGGTGTTGAGAAGGGTTAATTGCTAA